A single genomic interval of Monodelphis domestica isolate mMonDom1 chromosome X, mMonDom1.pri, whole genome shotgun sequence harbors:
- the DNASE1L1 gene encoding deoxyribonuclease-1-like 1 isoform X1 produces the protein MSISVPMLFFVLLLADGTSAFRICAFNAQRLTVTKVAKVRIMDSLVRILARCDITVLQEVVDTSGDAIPLLLRDLNRFDDSGPYSFLSSPLLGRSTYMEKYVYVYRSHKTQVLGSYVYDDKSDIFAREPFVAQFSLPSKVLPKLALVPLHTTPKDVATELDALYRVFLNVSQHWQSEDVMLLGDFNADCSSLSKKRQGELVLRTKPGFLWVIQDGEDTTVRDSTHCTYDRIVIHGERCQGLVKWAAAFNFPRSFQLTETEALNISDHYPVEVELNGSPGWPLVYSPVILALPLLLIGLS, from the exons ATGTCCATCTCGGTCCCCATGCTGTTCTTCGTCCTGCTCCTGGCAGATGGGACTAGTGCCTTCCGGATCTGCGCCTTCAATGCTCAGCGGTTGACAGTCACCAAGGTGGCGAAGGTCCGCATCATGGACTCTCTGGTTAGG ATCCTGGCTCGATGTGACATCACGGTGTTGCAGGAGGTGGTGGACACCTCAGGCGATGCTATTCCTTTGCTGCTCAGGGACCTCAACAG GTTTGATGACTCTGGCCCCTATAGCTTCCTGAGTAGTCCTCTGTTGGGCCGCAGCACCTACATGGAGAAATATGTTTATGTGTACCG GTCACACAAGACCCAGGTCCTGGGTTCTTATGTGTACGATGACAAGTCGGACATCTTTGCCCGAGAGCCGTTTGTGGCCCAGTTCAGCCTGCCCAGCAAAG TGCTCCCCAAGCTGGCCTTGGTGCCATTGCACACAACGCCCAAGGATGTGGCCACGGAGCTGGACGCCCTCTATAGGGTCTTCCTCAACGTCTCCCAGCACTGGCAGAGTGAG GATGTGATGCTCCTCGGGGACTTCAACGCAGACTGCTCATCGCTGTCCAAGAAACGTCAAGGGGAGCTGGTTCTGAGGACCAAGCCAGGCTTCCTTTGGGTGATCCAGGATGGGGAGGACACCACTGTGAGAGACAGCACCCACTGCACCTATGACCG GATCGTCATTCACGGAGAGCGCTGCCAAGGTCTGGTGAAGTGGGCTGCTGCCTTCAACTTCCCACGGAGTTTCCAGCTGACTGAGACGGAG GCTCTGAACATCAGTGACCACTACCCTGTGGAGGTAGAGCTGAACGGGTCCCCGGGTTGGCCCTTGGTTTACAGCCCCGTCATCCTTGCTCTGCCGCTGCTGCTTATTGGATTGTCGTGA
- the DNASE1L1 gene encoding deoxyribonuclease-1-like 1 isoform X2: MSISVPMLFFVLLLADGTSAFRICAFNAQRLTVTKVAKILARCDITVLQEVVDTSGDAIPLLLRDLNRFDDSGPYSFLSSPLLGRSTYMEKYVYVYRSHKTQVLGSYVYDDKSDIFAREPFVAQFSLPSKVLPKLALVPLHTTPKDVATELDALYRVFLNVSQHWQSEDVMLLGDFNADCSSLSKKRQGELVLRTKPGFLWVIQDGEDTTVRDSTHCTYDRIVIHGERCQGLVKWAAAFNFPRSFQLTETEALNISDHYPVEVELNGSPGWPLVYSPVILALPLLLIGLS, translated from the exons ATGTCCATCTCGGTCCCCATGCTGTTCTTCGTCCTGCTCCTGGCAGATGGGACTAGTGCCTTCCGGATCTGCGCCTTCAATGCTCAGCGGTTGACAGTCACCAAGGTGGCGAAG ATCCTGGCTCGATGTGACATCACGGTGTTGCAGGAGGTGGTGGACACCTCAGGCGATGCTATTCCTTTGCTGCTCAGGGACCTCAACAG GTTTGATGACTCTGGCCCCTATAGCTTCCTGAGTAGTCCTCTGTTGGGCCGCAGCACCTACATGGAGAAATATGTTTATGTGTACCG GTCACACAAGACCCAGGTCCTGGGTTCTTATGTGTACGATGACAAGTCGGACATCTTTGCCCGAGAGCCGTTTGTGGCCCAGTTCAGCCTGCCCAGCAAAG TGCTCCCCAAGCTGGCCTTGGTGCCATTGCACACAACGCCCAAGGATGTGGCCACGGAGCTGGACGCCCTCTATAGGGTCTTCCTCAACGTCTCCCAGCACTGGCAGAGTGAG GATGTGATGCTCCTCGGGGACTTCAACGCAGACTGCTCATCGCTGTCCAAGAAACGTCAAGGGGAGCTGGTTCTGAGGACCAAGCCAGGCTTCCTTTGGGTGATCCAGGATGGGGAGGACACCACTGTGAGAGACAGCACCCACTGCACCTATGACCG GATCGTCATTCACGGAGAGCGCTGCCAAGGTCTGGTGAAGTGGGCTGCTGCCTTCAACTTCCCACGGAGTTTCCAGCTGACTGAGACGGAG GCTCTGAACATCAGTGACCACTACCCTGTGGAGGTAGAGCTGAACGGGTCCCCGGGTTGGCCCTTGGTTTACAGCCCCGTCATCCTTGCTCTGCCGCTGCTGCTTATTGGATTGTCGTGA